A stretch of DNA from Fibrobacter sp. UWB11:
GAGCAGTGCGTCGAAGTCTTGAAAGAAAAATTCAAGGACTACAAGAACTTCAACATTGTCAACATTGACTTTTTGAAATTCGACTTGCAAGCATTCTTGGATGCTCACGAAAAGCCGTGGGTTACCGGCAACTTGCCGTACAACGTAAGTACAGCAATTATCGCAGGACTTATGCCGCGATTGCATTTGACCAAAGGCTTTATGGGAATGGTCCAGCTCGAAGTCGCCGAACGCATTTGCGCTGAGCCCTGCTCCAGCAATTACGGGAGTCTTTCCGTACTCGTTTCCGCATTCGCAAACACGCAAATTTTGCGCAAGATCGGTCCAGAACATTTTACGCCAAAGCCGAATGTCGATAGCGCCACGATGCTTTTGACACCGCGCGAAGATGCGCTCCAGGCACCCGACGGATTCTTTGACTTTGTCCGTACTGCATTCACGCAAAAACGCAAAACGCTCGCCAATTCCTTCGGACGTAATTACGACAAGAAGAAAATCCAGGCGACAATTGAACTTTTGGACTGGCCCACGACCATCCGCGCCGAAGAACTCAGCCCTGAGCAATTCCTGAATTTCTATAAGGCGTTTAAAGGTGAATAAGGAGATGCCCGCAAAAGGCATTGTCATCCTGGAGCCGAAGGCGATAGGAACCATAAGAGAAAATGAAAATTAAGATTCTCATAGACAACATCAGCGGTTTTGCAAATAGCAGTTACACTTGTGATTCCTGCACAGCCGAAGCTCCACAAAAACAATTAAAGGGTGAATGGGGGCTTTGCGTCTACACCGAATTCAACGGCAAACGCATCTTGCTCGATACGGGAGCGTCCACGCAGTTCGCGAAGAACGCCGCACTCATGGGGATTGACATTTCCAAAATCGATGCAGGCGTCTTGAGCCACGCGCATTATGACCATGCGAACGGCATGCAAGAATTTTTCAACAAGAATAACCACGCCAAATTCTACTTACGCGATGCCGCTCGCGAAAACTGCTATCACACGCACAAATTCTTAAAGTTTTTCACGTATCAAGAATACATCGGCATCCGCAAAGGCACGATCAAAAAGAACGCTGACCGAATCGTATTCGCAAAAGGGGATTGCGAAATTTTTCCGGGAGTCACGCTCGTCGGTCACAAGACTCCACACCTCGATGAAATTGGCAAGCGCACCCACATGAGCGTCAAGGAAAACGGCAAATACCGCCCCGACAGTTTCGACCACGAACAAAGTCTAGTCTTTGACACGCCCAAGGGACTATTCATCATGAATAGTTGCAGTCACGGTGGTGCAGACAATATCGTCAAAGAAATCGAAGCGACATTCTCCGGCAAACAAATTTATGCCATCCTCGGCGGATTCCATCTATTCCGCACACCTGACGACCGCGTAAATGCATTCGCTGAACGCCTCCGCGAATTAAACGTCCAAAAAATTTATACAGGGCATTGCACTGGCCAGCGCGCCTACGACATTTTGCACGATATACTCGGCGATAAAGTCGAACAAATGCACACCGGCATGGAAATCGAAGTGTAAAACGCAATAAATTACACATACCATCTTTTATTTATTCTAATTTATCATTTAAAACAGATTTCTATTAACAAGGTATTACCTATGAAAAAACTATTTGCAGTTTTACTCGTCCTGTTCGCCGCAACACTTTCCTTTGCACAGGGTCAAGTACACAAACTTACCATGGACAGAGGATTCTTTACAACAGACTACACCATTGATGGTCAAGAAGTCGATAGCGATGCTTTTGAAAGAGAACTCACCAATGTTCCAGAAGCTATCAGCAAGTGGAACACAGGTAACACGATGAGATATATTTCATGGGGAGCAGCATTCGGTGGTGGATTTCTCTTAGGCTACGGAATTGCAGAAGGTTCCGGCTACCAAGCTCCAGAAAGCTATAAAATGAAAGTACTTGCGGGTGGAGTAATCATTGTTGCAGCATTAATTGTCGAACACATCGGCAACTGCAAAAAAGACGATGCCGTCGATATCTACAACCAAAAAATCGGCACCATCACAAGCAATAATTCGTTTAGCATGGGAATCATTCCGACTGAACAAGGCGGCATCGCTCTAGCATTCAATTTCTAAATAAAATAACAATTAAAATAATTGCGCAAAAAATTTTGATGCAAAATGACAAGCCCTATCGCAACAACGATAGGGTTTTAAATTTGTATTAAAGCAAATAAATTACACTGGATCGTTCACCGGTTTGCTGTAATCGCGTTCGCCAAACAAGGCTGTTCCCACGCGAATCATCGTAGAGCCTTCTTCAATTGCAACTTCCAAATCAAGCGTCATGCCCATCGAAAGTTGATCGAACTTTGCAAAGGCGCCACCTTTCGCAAGGAACTTGTCGCGCAATCCACGCAAGAACGCAAAGCATTCGCGGCTGTCTTCAGGAACGCCCGTATTCTTGCCAATCGTCATGAGACCGCGGAAACGCAAATGCGGGAAGTTTTCGCTCTTGCCATCGGCAGCTGCGCCTGCGCGCTTTTCTAAATCTTCAAGGAAAGCTTCGGCTTCGTGAACATCCAAGCCGCTCTTCGTTTCTTCTTCGCCAGCATTCACCTGGAATAAAATATCAAGAACTTTGCCCTGACCATTTGCAGCTGCCGCACAAACCTTCTCCAACTTTTCCACTGCTTCGATACTTGCAATGGAATGGATGCAGTCGGCCACAAGTGCCGCCTTCTTGAGCTTGTTACTTTGCACCGGGCCAATCACGTGGCAACGCACGCGGCTTCCGTCCTTTGCCGTGCGCGGTTCAGAAAATTTGAGTTCCGCTTCTTGCACGCGGTTTTCGCCAAAGTCCGTTGCACCCAAAGCAATCGCATTTTCCACAGCTTCTGCCGGGTGGAACTTGCTCACCCACACAAGCTTAACCGAATCACGGCTGCGGCCCGCAATCTTGCAAGCCTCGCCAATCCTTGCTTCGAGAGCTGCAAGGTGCTCGCGCATTTCATCAAGAGTAAATTCCATAGAGCATTAAGGTCGGCCGCTTGCACGACCTTTGAGTTGCGGGGTCGCACCGGCGGCGCTTTGAGGTTAATTATTAAGCAGAAATTAGAAATTTTTCAACCCATCATAAAAACCAAGGCAATGCAATCAACGTACCAATCGCAAATACGACTGTATAACCGACTAGTAAAAATTTAGGCGATCTTTTCTTAAGTCCATCACCGCAACAATAAGTCAAAAGTTCCATATTTAAAAATGCGTACGCCACAATTGCCATATTCAATATAATCAAAGGAATCAGTATAATCCACACTATATTTCCCAATACAGCTGTAACTACTAATGGCCAAAAAGGTGTTGTCGCCAAAAAACATATTATAGATTTACTTTTCTGACGCTTCAAACAAAACAAATACAACAATGACAGTGGAATTCCAGCAAGGAATGGAAGATATAAGCTCGCAGCAAACTCGCCTATATAGTTAAAACTATCCAAATTCTCTCTGCCATAGGCATCATTAATGGCAACTTCCTTTTGATACCAAAACCACGGCAAACTAAACAGAACCATATTCATCAACATACAAATGATGACCGGCCATTTCTTTACCACAAATTTTTGTTCAATTTCAGGAGTTTCCGTATCAATCATTTCATTCCTCATTCATCGTTAAATCATCCTTAACTTCAATCGCGCAATCAGATATTGCATTCATGCTTCCTAAAACAATCACCAACGCCAACGGCCCAAAAATAACTACGATAATATTAAAAATCCACAATACAGCACTTAACAATAAAGGAATAGAAGGAATCATCGCCACCATAAGATATTTCATTTTGCTTATTGGACGTTTCCAAAGTCTGCGATAGAAAAGCACCAATGGCGCCCCAAACGATATCGGTAAAAAAGGACACAATACAATCGCCATCATAAAATCAGGTCCAATATCAGATTGACTCGGATCTTCTAAACCCATAAATCTTATATAACTATACGCAAAAGCAACTGCAAAAACAATCGCAGGCAAAAGTAAAAAAAACGCCTCCACAATCATAATGTGAATAACTTTCTTTTTTTCAAAAAAATATAAAGGCTTAGATTTTTGCATATTTTCCAAAATACAAAAATTACAACCCCCATTTCATCTAATTTGATTATATTACTTGTATAAATTATAATTGCGTTTTAAGGAGGATCTCAAACATGCGAAAAATTTTTTTGCTCCTACTCTTTTTCGCCTCGTTTGCTTCGGCCGGATTTTATTTTGACTTTACATTATCGCCAGTTATTCGGCATTTAGATGCAATCCACACAACTTCACAATCACAGTACCCAAATTACAACGATGAATACCTTGGATACAATGGCATAGGCGGTCTTGTTTCAACGCGTTTCGGCGGTTTAATCAAGGGTGTTGTCGCCATTTACGGGAATATCGAACTTGAAATAACAAAAGGTGATGTCAACGGCTGGAACAAGAAAGAACGCAGCCTTTCCGTGTCTGGCAAGCGTCCTGGTTCTGCTTTCTTCGGAATGGGCCCAGGAGTAACCGTTTATCCATTTTTCAAATCAACTGAAAGTATTCAAAACTTTTATATATCAACCTCAATGAATATCGAAATCGGATCTGGCGGCGACATCGGTCTTCTAGGTGGCAACTATAGATTTGAAACGGGCTATTTGTGGCAATCATCCGAACTGTTCTATTCAGGTATCGCGATAGGCGCCGATATTCTCACTACAACTGACTTAGATACTCATATAAAAGACGAAAAAGGTTATTCCATCTGGATTGGTTTTAAATTTATTCGCAAATAGCAAAAAGGCCCGCTCACATCTCTGTGGCGGGCTCATTTTTCACTTAATTATGCTTTCTTCGCAGCCTTCGGCACTTTGAACAAAATCTTCACGATTTCGTCGATGTGCTTGTGCGGATAAATCTTGAGGCCTTTCTTTGCCGGTTCCGGGAGTTCAGCCACATCCTTCTTGTTGCCTTCGGGCAAGCGGAGTGTCTTTACGCCAGCAGCAAGTGCAGCAAGCGCCTTCTCGTTAAGGCCGCCAATCGGGAGGCAGGCGCCCGTGAGGCTCACTTCACCCGTAAACGCAATGTCCGGTGCAATCGGCTGCTTTGTAAACGCACTGAGCAAGCAGAGCGTAAGCGCGATACCTGCAGAGGGGCCATCCTTCGGCACGGCACCTTCCGGCACGTGAATATGGATGTCGGTCTTTTTCACAATCGCGGGATCAATGCCAAAGCGCTGCAAGCGTTCACGGACAAGTGAAACGGCAATCTGTGCCGATTCCTTCATCACGTCGCCAAGCTTACCGGTCAAAATCAATTGACCCTTGCCGCTCAAGAGCATACATTCAATAGGCAAAATTTCGCCACCGACACTTGTCCAGGCAAGGCCAGTCACAACGCCCGGGCGACCCGGTTCCGGCAACTGGTTGTCAAGGAAACGCGGAGCTCCAAGGTAATCGTGGAGAACCTTTTCCGTCATTTCCGGCTTGAATTTCTTGCCCATCACAATGTCTTTTGCACGATGACGCACCGCATTTTCAAGCACACGTTCAAGCTCGCGAACGCCGGCTTCGCGCGTCCAGCCGCGCATCACGGAACTAATCATTTCGTCGCTAAAGCTAATTTGTTCATCAAGCTTCACGCCGGTGCGTTCGCAAATGCGCGGGAGCAAATACTTGCCTGCAATCTGCAACTTTTCATGCGGATAGTAGCCCGGCAAGCGCACAATTTCCAAACGGTCGCGCAAGGCTTCGGGAATTTCGCTTTCACTGTTTGCAGTCGCAATGAACAAAACACGACTCAAGTCAAGCCCCACTTCCATAAAGTGGTCCGTAAAATCGTGATTCTGTTCAGGGTCCAAAACTTCGAGCATGGCACTTGCGGGATCACCTCTAAAGTCACTTGCCATCTTGTCGATTTCGTCAAGCAAAATGACAGGGTTCATGCACTTTGCACGGCGCAACGCATGAATGAATCGACCCGGCATGGCACCGATATAGGTACGGCGATGTCCGCGAATTTCGGCTTCGTCACGCACGCCACCAAGCGTAATGCGGACAAAGTTACGCTGCATGGCCGCAGCAATAGATTCCACGAGCGTCGTCTTGCCCACGCCTGGAGGGCCCACAAGGCAAAGAATCGGAGCGCGGCGTTCCGTACCGGTAAGCTTCAGCACGGCCACGTATTCCATAATGCGTTCCTTGACCTTGTCCAAACCAAAATGCTTGGAGTCGAGTTCCGCCTTTACCTTCTTCATGTTGAGAACGGTATCGGTGTAAACGCCATAAGGCATGGAAAGGAACCAGTCCACATAATTGCGGCTCACCGCATATTCCGGTGACGTCGGCTGCATCATGCGCATGCGGCTGATTTCGTCTTCGAGCTTTTCTTCAATCGCCTGGCTAAACTTCTTGGCCTTGATTTTCTTGAGCAACTGATCCGGTTCCGAAGAGTTACCGTTTTCGCCATCCAGTTCATCTTGCAGCTGGCGGATCTGTTCCGAAATAAACCATTCCTTCTGCTGTTGCGCCATCTTCTGGCGAACATTCTGCTGCACGCGAATCAGTACATTCTCATTTTCTTGAGCCACCTGCATCAAGCTAATCAAACGCTCTGCAAGCGCATCAATCGTTTCCATCTCCAAAAGCGCCTGCTTCTCAGAAAGCGAAATCGAGAGGAACGGAATCATCCCGTAAAAAGCGTTGATGTGGCTATCCATCGTAAAGAGCGCTTCGACCATGCCCTCGGCGATATTCCTATGCATCGCGTATTCGCGGAACATGTTCAGCACATCTTCAAACTTTTCGCACTTATCTTCGGCCTTAACAAAACGTTCCCTGGCAGAAACAGTCACCTGCAAAAATCCATCGCGCAAAATAATCGAACGGAGATCCACCACCGCATCGCCTTCCAAGACGACCTTTACACAGCCGTTCGGGAACGGGGTCACATTCGCCACGCGAGCAATCACGCCCACCGTATAAAGGTCGAGCATCGGATTGTCGAGCGATTCCTGTTCCACGTTTTTCTGTGCAACCAAGATAATTTCATTGTTATGGTTCTCAGCAAATTCCAAGGCGCGAAGAGACATCTCGCGACCTACCAAAATGCGTCTCGTCGTCAGCGGAAAAACAACAGCATCCCTCAGCGGGAGCAACGGATACGTTTTATTAAAGTCAAAAGCCATATTATAAAATTAGTAAACCTCGCAAAGTTGCGAGGTAATGAGGTTGTCTAGGCGACGCTAGTCTTTGATTTCTTGGAAGCCCCGCCACCCGAGGTAGGTTTAGAATAAAGGCTTTCCTTTACCATCTCGACTGTTACGGTAAACGTTTTTTCACCAGAACCCGGCATCTTGAACATAGCCTGCTGCAATACACGCTCCATCACGGAACGCAGCCCACGGGCACCCGTCTTGCGGGTCATCGTCTCGCGGACAATTTCCTTGAGGGCTTCGTCTTCGAATTCGAGCTTGATGTTGTCCATAGCGAACAAGCTCTTGTACTGCTTGACAAGCGCATTCTTCGGCTGAGTCAAAATGTTCATGAGAGCATTTTCGTCGAGTTCTTCGAGCGCAACAGCAATCGGCAAACGACCGACAATTTCCGGGATAAGACCGAACTTGATCAAGTCTTCCGGTTCGAGCTGCTTAAAGAGTTCGCTCAAGCTGTTTTCGCTAGCCGTGTGGATTTCGGCACCAAAGCCCATACCACCCTGGTTCACGCGCTGGGAAATAATCTTGTCCAAGGTTTCAAAGGCGCCACCGCAAATGAACAAGATGTTTCTCGTGTTCACCTGCACAAGCGGCTGTTCCGGATGCTTACGGCCACCCTTCGGCGGCACAGACGCAACTGTACCTTCCAAAAGCTTCAAGAGACCCTGCTGCACACCTTCACCGCTCACGTCGCGGGTAATAGAAGGGTTAGCAGTCTTACGCGCAATCTTGTCGATTTCATCGATAAAGATAATGCCGCGTTCAGCCTTTGCCACATCGTAATCGGCAGCCTGCAACAAGCGCACGATAATGCTATCAACGTCTTCGCCCACATAGCCTGCTTCAGTCAAAACGGTAGCATCGGCAATCGTGAACGGCACGTCCAAGAAACGGGCCATCGTCTGGGCCAACAAGGTCTTTCCCGAACCGGTCGGGCCAACCAAGAGCAAGTTCGACTTTTCAACATCGACATCGTCCTTGGACTTATGAGTCTGCTTGTAGCGAAGACGCTTGTAATGGTTGTAAACGGCAACAGAAAGCGCCATCTTTGCACGGTCCTGTCCAATGACAAAATCGTCCAGGTGCGCCTTAATTTCGGTCGGGAGCGGAAGCGGCTTCGAGGAAATTTCCTTAGCTTCCTGTTCCTGTTTCGTACGTGCAAGGTCTTCTTCCAAGATACGGCTGCACATGCGTATGCAATCGCTGCAAATATACGCACCGGCACCGGTAATCATCTTTTCGACCTGTTCTGCCGGCTTTCCGCAAAAACTGCAACTCACCGCCGGGTGGTTTTTCCCACTACGATACATTAAATACCCTCTTTACGCGGCACAAAAATTTCGTCGATAACACCAAAAGCCTTTGCTTCTTCGGGGCCCATGTAAAAGTCGCGGTCCGTCTTTTCGCGGACTTCGTCGACAGCCCTGCCGGTGTGCTTAGCGACAATTTCGGTAAGGGTATCCTTTGTACGGATAATTTCCTTTGCGGTAATCTGAATATCTGTAGATTGACCGGTAGCAGCACCCGACGGCTGGTGCAACATGATGCGGGAATGCGGGAGCGCATAACGCTTGCCCTTCGTACCTGCAGCAAGGAGCACGGCGGCCATCGAAGCACAACTACCAATGCAGATGGTCGCGATATTCGGACGAACATGCTGCATGGTATCATAAATGGCAAGCCCTGCCGACACGTAACCGCCCGGGCTGTTAATATACAGCGTGATATCCTTTTCCGGATTCTCGTATTCTAGGAAAATCAACTGGGCCATGACATTATTTGCCACTTCGTCGTTAATCGGAGTGCCCAAAAAAATGATACGTTCCTTGAGAAGTCTGGAATAGATATCGTAAGCGCGTTCGCCGCGCCCGGTAGTTTCAATGACGGTAGGGATGAGCATTTATTCCTCTTATTACTTTGTTTCTTCAGCAGCCGGACGGATACCGACGATGAAGTCAGCGGCCATCTGGAAGCGAAGTTCGTCGCGCAGCTGGTTGATACGGCCAGACTGACGGAAGTGGTTCTTCAAGTTTTCGAATTCCACGTGGTAAGCGTTAGCCATCTGCTGGAGGCGTTCGTCAACGAGAGCCTGCGTCGGCTTGATCTTTTCCTTCGTGGCAACGAATTCGAGAATGCGGTGCTTCTTGATTTCGCGGACTGCTTCGCCGGAGAGTTCATTTATCTGTTCTTCGGTCGGTTCCACAACGTCCTTTTCGCTCTGGGCATTGCGGTTGAGCGTCCACTTGATGAGGTCGTAAATACGAGCCTTCGGCACTTCGAACGGGTTAGCTTCGATGAGCTTGTCGATAGCTTCGTTGATGGACTTGTTCTTTGCAGCGTCCTTCTTCTGGGCAGCGAGGCTTTCAGCGAGGTTGTTTCTCAAATCAGCTTCGTCCTTCACGCCAATCTGCTTGCAGAATTCTTCGTCCAAAGTCGGCGGAACGATTTCGCGAACGTCCTTGATTTCGACGTTGAACTGAGCGGTCTTGCCGCGGTAGCGTTCGTCCTTGTGGTCATCCGGATACTTGAAGTTGATTTCCTTCTTGTCGCCGGCCTTAGAACCCATGAGGCCTTCGTCGAATCCCGGAGAAGCGGATTCACCGAGGAGAGAACGGAATTCCTTGTTTTCCGGAAGTTCCTGCTTTTCACCGTCGATAACAACTTCGATATAGTCACCAACAACAACGTCACCCTTCTTGGCTTCGCGGTCAACGTGTTCGTCCTTGCTCCACATCTGCATGAGGCGGTCGAATTCAGCCTGGACTTCTTCTTCGTGAACGGCAGTAGCCGGAACGGTGATACCC
This window harbors:
- the rsmA gene encoding 16S rRNA (adenine(1518)-N(6)/adenine(1519)-N(6))-dimethyltransferase RsmA gives rise to the protein MDRARRRKFGQNFLDVETATAIAGDLPADAGEFVLEIGPGHGALTEHLLNRGLELTAVEIDEQCVEVLKEKFKDYKNFNIVNIDFLKFDLQAFLDAHEKPWVTGNLPYNVSTAIIAGLMPRLHLTKGFMGMVQLEVAERICAEPCSSNYGSLSVLVSAFANTQILRKIGPEHFTPKPNVDSATMLLTPREDALQAPDGFFDFVRTAFTQKRKTLANSFGRNYDKKKIQATIELLDWPTTIRAEELSPEQFLNFYKAFKGE
- a CDS encoding MBL fold metallo-hydrolase; translation: MKIKILIDNISGFANSSYTCDSCTAEAPQKQLKGEWGLCVYTEFNGKRILLDTGASTQFAKNAALMGIDISKIDAGVLSHAHYDHANGMQEFFNKNNHAKFYLRDAARENCYHTHKFLKFFTYQEYIGIRKGTIKKNADRIVFAKGDCEIFPGVTLVGHKTPHLDEIGKRTHMSVKENGKYRPDSFDHEQSLVFDTPKGLFIMNSCSHGGADNIVKEIEATFSGKQIYAILGGFHLFRTPDDRVNAFAERLRELNVQKIYTGHCTGQRAYDILHDILGDKVEQMHTGMEIEV
- a CDS encoding YggS family pyridoxal phosphate-dependent enzyme, translated to MEFTLDEMREHLAALEARIGEACKIAGRSRDSVKLVWVSKFHPAEAVENAIALGATDFGENRVQEAELKFSEPRTAKDGSRVRCHVIGPVQSNKLKKAALVADCIHSIASIEAVEKLEKVCAAAANGQGKVLDILFQVNAGEEETKSGLDVHEAEAFLEDLEKRAGAAADGKSENFPHLRFRGLMTIGKNTGVPEDSRECFAFLRGLRDKFLAKGGAFAKFDQLSMGMTLDLEVAIEEGSTMIRVGTALFGERDYSKPVNDPV
- the lon gene encoding endopeptidase La, producing the protein MAFDFNKTYPLLPLRDAVVFPLTTRRILVGREMSLRALEFAENHNNEIILVAQKNVEQESLDNPMLDLYTVGVIARVANVTPFPNGCVKVVLEGDAVVDLRSIILRDGFLQVTVSARERFVKAEDKCEKFEDVLNMFREYAMHRNIAEGMVEALFTMDSHINAFYGMIPFLSISLSEKQALLEMETIDALAERLISLMQVAQENENVLIRVQQNVRQKMAQQQKEWFISEQIRQLQDELDGENGNSSEPDQLLKKIKAKKFSQAIEEKLEDEISRMRMMQPTSPEYAVSRNYVDWFLSMPYGVYTDTVLNMKKVKAELDSKHFGLDKVKERIMEYVAVLKLTGTERRAPILCLVGPPGVGKTTLVESIAAAMQRNFVRITLGGVRDEAEIRGHRRTYIGAMPGRFIHALRRAKCMNPVILLDEIDKMASDFRGDPASAMLEVLDPEQNHDFTDHFMEVGLDLSRVLFIATANSESEIPEALRDRLEIVRLPGYYPHEKLQIAGKYLLPRICERTGVKLDEQISFSDEMISSVMRGWTREAGVRELERVLENAVRHRAKDIVMGKKFKPEMTEKVLHDYLGAPRFLDNQLPEPGRPGVVTGLAWTSVGGEILPIECMLLSGKGQLILTGKLGDVMKESAQIAVSLVRERLQRFGIDPAIVKKTDIHIHVPEGAVPKDGPSAGIALTLCLLSAFTKQPIAPDIAFTGEVSLTGACLPIGGLNEKALAALAAGVKTLRLPEGNKKDVAELPEPAKKGLKIYPHKHIDEIVKILFKVPKAAKKA
- the clpX gene encoding ATP-dependent Clp protease ATP-binding subunit ClpX: MYRSGKNHPAVSCSFCGKPAEQVEKMITGAGAYICSDCIRMCSRILEEDLARTKQEQEAKEISSKPLPLPTEIKAHLDDFVIGQDRAKMALSVAVYNHYKRLRYKQTHKSKDDVDVEKSNLLLVGPTGSGKTLLAQTMARFLDVPFTIADATVLTEAGYVGEDVDSIIVRLLQAADYDVAKAERGIIFIDEIDKIARKTANPSITRDVSGEGVQQGLLKLLEGTVASVPPKGGRKHPEQPLVQVNTRNILFICGGAFETLDKIISQRVNQGGMGFGAEIHTASENSLSELFKQLEPEDLIKFGLIPEIVGRLPIAVALEELDENALMNILTQPKNALVKQYKSLFAMDNIKLEFEDEALKEIVRETMTRKTGARGLRSVMERVLQQAMFKMPGSGEKTFTVTVEMVKESLYSKPTSGGGASKKSKTSVA
- a CDS encoding ATP-dependent Clp protease proteolytic subunit, yielding MLIPTVIETTGRGERAYDIYSRLLKERIIFLGTPINDEVANNVMAQLIFLEYENPEKDITLYINSPGGYVSAGLAIYDTMQHVRPNIATICIGSCASMAAVLLAAGTKGKRYALPHSRIMLHQPSGAATGQSTDIQITAKEIIRTKDTLTEIVAKHTGRAVDEVREKTDRDFYMGPEEAKAFGVIDEIFVPRKEGI
- the tig gene encoding trigger factor, producing MSAEIKETSATVRTLEITIPQGDLKVPFEKKLSQYKKQVALKGFRQGQVPKSMILKQFGPSIRHEAVDDIVNSIVQETLKGANIIPVGKMVVKEFNDDEKSDITLKVEVEVDPEIDIKGYADTGITVPATAVHEEEVQAEFDRLMQMWSKDEHVDREAKKGDVVVGDYIEVVIDGEKQELPENKEFRSLLGESASPGFDEGLMGSKAGDKKEINFKYPDDHKDERYRGKTAQFNVEIKDVREIVPPTLDEEFCKQIGVKDEADLRNNLAESLAAQKKDAAKNKSINEAIDKLIEANPFEVPKARIYDLIKWTLNRNAQSEKDVVEPTEEQINELSGEAVREIKKHRILEFVATKEKIKPTQALVDERLQQMANAYHVEFENLKNHFRQSGRINQLRDELRFQMAADFIVGIRPAAEETK